One window of the Lasioglossum baleicum chromosome 8, iyLasBale1, whole genome shotgun sequence genome contains the following:
- the LOC143211173 gene encoding uncharacterized protein LOC143211173, with amino-acid sequence MSLIDWIPVVSQLKSLVQLVDGNTEGAKRTQMNFLRECPGVSYLTNIVQLAAMETKKRCIRTVNNVLNSIPFIGHLKGHRHHVTGNYNGRNQAWTAATRSIVVLCCYSVAADAESEGP; translated from the exons ATGTCCCTTATAGATTGGATACCGGTCGTATCGCAATTGAAATCCTTAGTTCAACTGGTCGACGGTAATACCGAGGGTGCCAAAAGAACACAGATGAATTTTCTTAGGGAATGTCCGGGAGTGTCATATTTAACTAACATAGTACAGTTAGCTGCAATGGAAACCAAGAAACGTTGCATCCGTACTGTAAATAATGTATTAAACAGTATTCCTTTTATTGGTCACCTGAAAG GCCATCGCCATCATGTCACTGGAAATTACAATGGCAGAAACCAAGCGTGGACTGCAGCAACTCGAAGTATAGTTGTATTGTGCTGTTATAGTGTTGCTGCTGACGCAGAATCAGAGGGTCCATGA
- the Ago3 gene encoding argonaute 3 — MEGNKPGKGRGGILLKMIQEKEKADAKAAAAAATASTATTVSPDESVPMSRQIVEPMASGSSAGKGRATLLDMLRLKKGEPTSAPAKTISSLGRGSLLSRIIPPSSVPQTAVKPNIPGPLVDTAGVLGKLSDITIEETVVSSSVASSFQPIKLIPQQGTGGKPVQLSANFITVKLDGNKGLYNYEVKYNPDIDSRPLRRKLLNQHAEAFGQTRVFDGVTLCLPHKLSQNITTLQSTHPMDESTVTLSLIFKKQQTMTENIPFFNILLGRVMRALSLVRIGQHNFNPKGIHAIPQHKLEVWPGYVTSISEYQGGLKLCLDAKHRVMRTETVRDIMLHFGNKPNFKELVMKELIGLSVFTRYNNKTYRVDDIAWEKNPKFIFEKGTDKISLLDYYKTHWNIPIRDDSQPLLVHCAKIKTSTGEPQEQTILLVPELCYIASLTESIRADFRVMKDLDEVTKMSPNARRDVLKHFVQEVQNNEFPREILAKWGLSLENDLVNFTGRLIEPEEITFGQNRTFRPPPHKPADWGSAVSRNPMLRSPDLNQWCVLHCQRDSRCTQEFVEMFKKVSRAMGMMAREPRTICLRDDRTETYIQELRRNIQHNINLMVIIFPTNRTDRYSAVKRLCCVEMPVPSQAIMSRTISRGDKLKSITEKIALQINCKMGGALWALAIPMDNCMICGIDVYHGGIGQSTKGSVAGFVASLDKLLTTWHSKICLQGRHQELVDMLQVCMISALKAYYKHNKRYPDRIIVYRDGVGDGQIDTVAQYEVKQLLATFKNIEPSYQPTLTIIVVHKRINTRLFAKNPRGLENPIPGTIVDTCITRSNVYDFFLVSQNVRMGTVSPTRYIVVYDSKNMKAEHIQRLTYKLCHLYYNWPGTVKVPAPCQYAHKLVSLVGQNIQMEPHQCLSDTLYYL; from the exons ATGGAAGGTAACAAGCCGGGCAAAGGCCGGGGGGGTATTCTCCTAAAAATGATacaggaaaaggaaaaagcagATGCTAAGGCTGCCGCTGCTGCAGCTACTGCGTCAACTGCTACCACAGTGTCACCAGATGAATCTGTACCAATGTCGCGCCAAATTGTAGAACCTATGGCTAGCGGCTCTTCAGCTGGAAAAGGAAGAGCTACTTTGTTAGATATGCTCAGATTAAAGAAAGGTGAACCAACTAGCGCACCAGCAAAAACAATTTCCAGTTTAGGTAGAGGGTCGTTACTTAGCCGAATTATACCTCCTAG CTCAGTTCCGCAAACTGCTGTTAAACCAAATATTCCTGGACCCCTTGTTGATACTGCAGGAGTATTAGGTAAATTATCGGACATAACGATCGAAGAAACAGTAGTTAGTTCATCGGTTGCATCGTCATTCCAACCAATTAAACTAATTCCTCAACAAGGTACAGGTGGAAAACC GGTACAATTAAGCGCAAACTTTATAACTGTGAAATTAGATGGTAACAAGGGATTGTATAATTATGAAGTTAAATATAATCCCGACATAGATTCTAGACCACTTCGTAGGAAACTCCTTAATCAACATGCAGAAGCATTTGGACAAACAAGAGTATTCGATGGCGTTACACTATGTTTACCTCATAAATTAAGTCAGAAT ATCACGACTTTGCAATCTACACATCCTATGGATGAGTCGACAGTAACATTGTCTCTAATATTCAAGAAGCAACAAACTATGACTGAAAACATTCCATTCTTTAATATATTACTCGGTCGTGTTATGCGAGCCCTTAGCTTAGTTCGCATTGGACAACACAATTTTAATCCTAAAGGAATACATGCAATCCCACAACATAAGTTAGAAGTATGGCCTGGTTACGTTACATCTATCAGTGAATATCAAGGAGGCTTAAAGTTGTGTTTAGATGCAAAGCATCGTGTTATGCGTACAGAAACAGTTCGGGACATCAT GCTTCATTTTGGGAATAAGCCAAATTTTAAAGAGCTTGttatgaaagaattaattgGATTATCCGTATTCACAAGATACAATAATAAAACGTATCGCGTTGATGATATTGCGTGGGAGAAAAATCcaaaatttattttcgagaAAGGGACAGataaaatatctttattagattACTACAAAACGCATTGGAACATCCCAATTCGTGATGATAGTCAGCCACTGTTAGTCCATTGCGCAAAAATTAAAACATCAACGGGTGAA CCCCAAGAACAGACGATACTTTTAGTTCCTGAGTTATGTTACATAGCAAGTCTGACTGAAAGTATTCGTGCAGACTTTAGAGTAATGAAGGATTTAGATGAAGTGACTAAAATGTCACCTAATGCTCGTCGCGACGTGCTTAAACACTTTGTACAAGAAGTACAAAATAACGAGTTTCCTAGAGAAATATTAGCTAAATGGGGTTTAAGTTTAGAAAACGATTTAGTTAACTTTACGGGAAGACTTATAGAACCTGAGGAAATAACCTTTGGCCAAAACAGAACGTTTAGACCACCACCTCACAAACCTGCAGACTGGGGTAGTGCAGTATCTAGAAATCCTATGTTACGCTCG CCTGATTTAAATCAATGGTGTGTCTTACATTGTCAACGAGATTCAAGATGTACGCAAGAATTTGTTGAAATGTTCAAAAAAGTATCCAGGGCAATGGGTATGATGGCTAGGGAGCCACGGACGATTTGTTTAAGAGATGACAGAACGGAAACCTATATCCAAGAGTTACGCAGAAACATACagcataatataaatttaatggtCATTATATTTCCTACAAACCGCACTGACAGATACTCTGCTGTAAAGAG ATTATGCTGTGTCGAGATGCCAGTGCCTTCTCAAGCAATCATGTCAAGAACTATTTCTCGTGGGGATAAATTGAAAAGTATAACGGAGAAAATAGCTTTGcaaattaattgcaaaatgGGTGGAGCCCTTTGGGCGTTAGCTATACCAATG GATAACTGCATGATATGTGGAATAGATGTTTACCACGGAGGAATAGGACAATCGACAAAAGGTAGTGTTGCAGGTTTCGTAGCAAGCCTTGACAAACTCTTAACCACTTGGCACAGCAAAATTTGTCTGCAAGGTCGTCATCAAGAACTAGTAGACATGCTTCAAGTTTGCATGATCTCAGCACTGAAAGCTTATTATAAG CACAATAAACGTTACCCAGATCGTATCATTGTGTACCGGGACGGTGTTGGCGACGGTCAAATCGACACTGTTGCTCAATACGAAGTAAAACAATTGTTAGCGACATTTAAAAATATCGAACCAAGCTATCAGCCAACGTTAACCATTATAGTGGTGCATAAACGCATCAACACGCGGTTATTTGCAAAAAAC CCCAGGGGTTTGGAGAATCCAATACCAGGAACAATCGTGGACACATGTATAACTCGATCTAATGTGTACGATTTCTTTCTGGTATCGCAGAATGTGCGAATGGGTACAGTGTCGCCTACGCGTTATATTGTTGTTTACGACAGTAAAAATATGAAGGCGGAACATATTCAGAGATTAACGTACAAACTTTGCCACTTGTACTATAATTGGCCTGGCACTGTAAAGGTTCCTGCTCCTTGTCAATATGCCCACAAGCTCGTCTCTCTTGTTGGACAGAATATACAGATGGAGCCGCATCAATGTCTTTCCGATACATTGTACTACTTATAA